One Myxococcaceae bacterium JPH2 genomic window, GGCCTGAGCCTGGGCGCGCTGGTGCTCAGCGCGGCGCTCGCCGCCTGGCTCACGCGCCCCGCCCCCGCGCCCGCGCCCACCCCGCCCGCGCAAGAGGCGCCCCCGCCCACGCGCGAGCCCCTCACGCCGCCTCCGCACCTGAAGCCGCCCACCGTGGCGGCTCCGCCCGCCTTCCCTTCGCCACCGAGCGCCGTGCCCGGCCTCGCGGGCGCCCCGAGCTGGGACACCCGCCGCCTGGAGGACGCCGACCTCGTCATCGAGGATGCCTCCGGTCGCATCGACCGGGCAGACATCCGCGTGGCCGTGCGAGCGGTCTCCCCCTTGGTCCAGCAGTGCTTCGAGGACGTGGCCCAGCGCAACCCAGGCCCGCAGGAAGTGAAGCTGCGCTTCACCGTGCAGGGCAGCGGCGAGGCGGGACAGCTCACCCATGGCGAGCTGCTGTCGAGCACCATCGCCGACCCCATGGTCCAGGCGTGCGTGCTGGACTCGCTGCTGGACGCGCAATTTTCCGCCCCCTCCGGCGGTGGGAAGGCGACGGTCGTCTACCCGTTCCGCTTTCGGACACCCGGGGAGGCTGGCCCGTGAGGTCGGCTTTTGCGTAAGGTGGCCGGACCGCTCCTTTCGCGCCCCCGAGGCCCCTCGCCAGCGAATGCCAGTCACTGTCGAACAGCTCGGCCCTCAGGACATGTCCGCCCTGCGGACCCTGTTGGCCAAGGACCCGGTGCACAACCTCTACCTGCTGGGGTTGTTGGAGGAGTTCGGCGTCTCGCCACGCGGAGGCAGCGTCCAGTTCGCCTACCACGGCCGCTTCGACAAGGGCGTGCTGACGGCGGCCGTCTTCGTGGGCGGAGACGGCGGCCTCGTCGTCCCCAGCGCGAGTGACGCCACCGCCACCAGCATCATCGCGGACGCGCTCGCCGCCTCGCTCCGCATGCGCGCCACCGTGGGAGACAAGGCCGCCGTGGACGCGCTGGTGCGCAGCCTGTGCGCGGGCAAGCCTCGGCTGTCGCGCACGCAGCGCTTGTTCAGCGTGTCCGCGGATGACCTGGGCCCCTTCACCAACCCCACGCTGCGGCTGGCGCGCGAAGAGGACGTGCCCCGGCTGATGCCGCTGGCCCAGGGCTACGTGCGCGAGGCGATGGAGCGAGACCCCCTCCAAGAGGACC contains:
- a CDS encoding DUF4081 domain-containing protein, with translation MPVTVEQLGPQDMSALRTLLAKDPVHNLYLLGLLEEFGVSPRGGSVQFAYHGRFDKGVLTAAVFVGGDGGLVVPSASDATATSIIADALAASLRMRATVGDKAAVDALVRSLCAGKPRLSRTQRLFSVSADDLGPFTNPTLRLAREEDVPRLMPLAQGYVREAMERDPLQEDPEHFESRVRQRVRQRRTYVLEEKGELVFKVDIGSRSQYGAELEGLYTLPSERHQGHATLCLGQISRHLLSSLPRLTLRVDERDERAARIARKVGYLAGRTQRLVLVE
- a CDS encoding AgmX/PglI C-terminal domain-containing protein, encoding MPKRHFIRWVLIPGLSLGALVLSAALAAWLTRPAPAPAPTPPAQEAPPPTREPLTPPPHLKPPTVAAPPAFPSPPSAVPGLAGAPSWDTRRLEDADLVIEDASGRIDRADIRVAVRAVSPLVQQCFEDVAQRNPGPQEVKLRFTVQGSGEAGQLTHGELLSSTIADPMVQACVLDSLLDAQFSAPSGGGKATVVYPFRFRTPGEAGP